In the Maribacter sp. MJ134 genome, one interval contains:
- a CDS encoding BT_3928 family protein translates to MRYIVGVVRIFVGILFIISGFIKLNDPVGFSFKLEEYFSQGVLDLPVFVPYALAISIIVVILEVLLGVFLIVGFKVKFTLWSLLGMIVFFTFLTFYSAYFNKVTDCGCFGDAIKLTPWESFTKDIILLALILLLFFGKKYIAPLFRPFLGKALIGLSLLFCIIYVNHVLNHLPVIDFRPYEIGKNIEDGMGVPEGAPKAIFEYSWKFNVNGKEEIYVTNGDYPTVDGEFIGVETEEIQKGYEPPVHDFTIEQNGEDFAGQLLQEPKLLMIVAYDLRKSDLDAFKEVKRITDKALENGYKVIGMSASGPDQTDALVANNNLGFQFYFTDETTLKTIVRSNPGALVLEKGTIEQKVHYNDLDELVFN, encoded by the coding sequence ATGAGGTATATTGTTGGAGTAGTTCGGATTTTTGTCGGTATTCTTTTCATTATTAGCGGATTCATAAAGTTAAATGACCCTGTAGGTTTTTCTTTTAAGTTAGAGGAATACTTTAGTCAAGGTGTGCTGGATTTACCGGTCTTTGTTCCTTATGCACTGGCCATATCAATCATCGTAGTGATTTTAGAGGTCCTTTTAGGTGTATTCTTAATTGTGGGTTTTAAGGTTAAATTTACGCTTTGGAGTCTTTTGGGCATGATCGTGTTCTTTACATTTCTCACGTTTTACTCCGCTTATTTTAATAAGGTTACTGATTGCGGTTGTTTTGGAGATGCCATAAAATTGACGCCATGGGAATCCTTCACAAAGGATATCATTTTATTGGCCCTTATTCTATTGCTGTTTTTTGGTAAAAAGTATATCGCACCTTTGTTCAGGCCATTTCTGGGCAAAGCTTTGATTGGGCTGTCTCTGCTTTTTTGCATTATTTACGTCAACCATGTTTTAAACCATTTACCAGTAATAGATTTTAGGCCTTATGAAATAGGAAAAAATATCGAGGATGGTATGGGCGTTCCTGAAGGCGCACCAAAAGCTATCTTTGAATATTCATGGAAATTCAATGTAAACGGGAAAGAGGAAATTTATGTCACCAATGGTGATTATCCTACCGTTGATGGCGAATTCATAGGCGTAGAAACGGAAGAAATTCAGAAAGGATATGAACCACCCGTTCATGATTTCACCATTGAGCAGAACGGTGAAGACTTTGCAGGTCAGTTGCTTCAAGAGCCTAAATTGCTGATGATCGTAGCTTATGATTTAAGAAAATCCGATTTGGATGCTTTCAAAGAAGTAAAGCGTATTACCGATAAGGCTTTAGAAAATGGTTATAAGGTGATAGGGATGTCTGCTTCAGGGCCTGACCAAACCGATGCTCTTGTCGCTAATAATAATCTTGGATTTCAGTTTTATTTTACGGATGAAACCACACTAAAGACCATAGTTAGGTCTAATCCTGGTGCCTTGGTATTGGAAAAAGGAACTATTGAACAAAAAGTACATTACAACGATTTAGACGAATTGGTTTTTAACTAG
- the cdaA gene encoding diadenylate cyclase CdaA, with the protein MDFLNFIDFKITDVLDIVLVAVLLYYIYKLVRGSVAINIFIGIVIVWAFWKLTELLGMEMISSMVGAFMQVGLIALIIVFQQEIRKFLLMIGSTNFANKRNFIKHFKFLRQEGIVTSVDVDAILKACEKMAASKTGAIVVIERNNSLDFIKNTGDRMNIEITQPILESIFYKNSPLHDGAAVIVNNYIVATRVILPVSNERNIPLRFGLRHRAAVGITEKTDALSIVVSEETGLISYIKNGEFVLYDSLTHLGAMLKQDLIQ; encoded by the coding sequence TTGGATTTTTTGAATTTTATTGATTTTAAGATTACGGATGTCCTGGATATTGTCTTAGTAGCCGTACTCCTTTATTACATCTATAAATTGGTACGTGGCTCAGTGGCCATTAATATTTTCATTGGTATCGTCATCGTTTGGGCATTTTGGAAGCTTACGGAGCTTTTGGGCATGGAAATGATCAGTAGCATGGTCGGCGCATTTATGCAAGTAGGATTAATAGCCCTAATCATTGTTTTTCAACAGGAAATACGAAAATTTCTTTTGATGATCGGCTCCACGAATTTTGCCAACAAACGAAACTTTATTAAGCATTTTAAATTTCTAAGGCAAGAGGGCATTGTTACCAGCGTAGACGTAGACGCTATTTTAAAAGCATGTGAAAAAATGGCAGCCTCCAAGACGGGAGCCATTGTAGTAATAGAAAGAAATAATTCCCTAGATTTTATTAAAAATACGGGTGACCGTATGAATATTGAAATCACCCAGCCCATTTTAGAGAGTATCTTTTATAAAAATAGTCCTTTACATGACGGAGCGGCGGTAATAGTGAACAACTATATCGTTGCGACGCGCGTTATTTTACCCGTCTCAAATGAACGCAACATACCACTGCGTTTTGGATTACGACATCGAGCCGCAGTGGGCATAACGGAAAAAACGGATGCCCTAAGTATTGTAGTGAGCGAAGAGACCGGACTGATTTCCTACATAAAGAATGGCGAATTTG
- the folP gene encoding dihydropteroate synthase — protein sequence MTINCNGNLINLSTPKIMGILNVTPDSFYDGGKFKNEHRILKHVEKMLTEGATFIDVGAYSSRPGAPFVSETLELKRILPVVEVIMKRFPETLLSIDTFRGAVARACVERGAAIVNDISAGLKDEALLPTVAELKAPYIMMHMRGNSKTMQKQTVYDDLLNDILFFFSERLATAKALGIKDIIIDPGFGFAKTLAQNYTLLNKLDLFKIIDHPVLVGLSRKSMIYKLLEKTPEQALNGTTALHMLALHKGAKILRVHDVKEAMECVKLQEQLEA from the coding sequence ATGACCATCAATTGTAATGGCAATCTAATCAACCTTTCAACACCCAAAATTATGGGTATTTTAAATGTTACTCCAGACTCATTTTATGATGGCGGAAAGTTTAAAAATGAGCACAGGATATTAAAACATGTAGAAAAAATGCTAACGGAAGGAGCAACCTTTATAGATGTTGGTGCCTACAGTTCTAGGCCTGGGGCTCCTTTTGTTTCAGAAACGCTGGAATTAAAACGAATACTACCTGTAGTAGAAGTCATAATGAAACGTTTTCCTGAAACATTACTTTCTATTGATACCTTTAGAGGGGCCGTTGCTCGCGCATGTGTAGAACGTGGGGCTGCCATAGTAAACGATATTTCGGCAGGCCTAAAGGATGAAGCTTTGCTGCCCACCGTCGCTGAACTAAAAGCACCCTATATTATGATGCACATGAGAGGGAACTCAAAAACCATGCAGAAGCAAACCGTATATGACGATTTACTCAATGATATTCTATTCTTCTTTTCAGAACGATTAGCGACGGCGAAAGCATTAGGCATAAAAGATATCATTATTGACCCGGGGTTCGGGTTTGCTAAAACCTTAGCCCAAAATTATACTTTACTCAATAAACTCGACCTTTTTAAAATAATAGACCATCCCGTATTGGTTGGTCTAAGCAGAAAATCCATGATCTACAAGCTGTTGGAAAAAACTCCAGAACAGGCACTGAACGGAACTACGGCTTTACACATGTTAGCATTACACAAAGGTGCCAAGATACTGCGGGTACACGATGTAAAAGAAGCTATGGAATGTGTAAAGCTACAGGAACAGCTAGAAGCATAG
- a CDS encoding DUF1599 domain-containing protein: MRNTVAEYDAVINICKELYQKKMLDYGAAWRILRLPSLTDQIFIKAQRIRGLQENEVHKVDEDEKSEFIGIINYAIMALIQLELGVAEQPDLEPEKAMALYEKHCEITKQLMLDKNHDYGEAWRDMRVSSLTDLILQKLLRVKTIENNKGKTLVSEGIDANYQDMVNYAVFALIHLKVGQNLS, from the coding sequence ATGCGAAACACGGTAGCGGAGTATGATGCAGTTATAAACATATGCAAGGAGTTGTACCAAAAGAAAATGTTGGATTATGGTGCTGCTTGGCGTATTCTAAGATTACCATCTCTTACAGACCAGATCTTTATAAAGGCGCAACGTATTAGGGGTTTACAGGAAAACGAGGTCCATAAGGTAGATGAAGATGAAAAATCAGAGTTCATAGGTATTATTAATTATGCGATAATGGCTTTGATTCAGTTAGAACTAGGTGTTGCGGAACAGCCCGATTTAGAACCTGAGAAGGCTATGGCGCTTTACGAGAAACATTGCGAAATCACAAAGCAATTGATGCTTGATAAAAATCACGATTACGGAGAGGCGTGGCGCGACATGCGCGTAAGTTCCTTAACGGATTTGATACTTCAAAAATTATTACGCGTAAAGACTATCGAGAATAACAAGGGAAAAACTTTAGTGAGTGAAGGTATAGACGCTAATTATCAAGATATGGTCAATTATGCCGTATTTGCACTGATTCACTTGAAAGTAGGACAAAATCTAAGCTAG